A single region of the Aeromicrobium chenweiae genome encodes:
- a CDS encoding MarR family winged helix-turn-helix transcriptional regulator has protein sequence MQSDGSSTAEDALMRLMMVAGRRFRARTAGDVIDPAQATLLYALKCHGAMRLGDLAEAMKLDASTVSRHVQQLGDHGMIDREPDPEDGRARIIALSDAGAASLARTFDERRTFLTAALHDWSDTDRRRLREDLERLTAALSATA, from the coding sequence ATGCAATCAGATGGGTCGAGCACCGCAGAGGACGCCCTCATGCGCCTGATGATGGTCGCGGGCCGGCGGTTCCGCGCCCGCACGGCCGGAGACGTGATCGACCCGGCCCAGGCCACGTTGCTCTACGCGTTGAAGTGTCACGGCGCGATGCGGCTCGGCGACCTCGCCGAGGCGATGAAGCTGGATGCCTCGACCGTGAGCCGGCACGTGCAGCAGCTGGGCGACCACGGCATGATCGACCGCGAGCCGGACCCCGAGGACGGCCGGGCGCGCATCATCGCCCTGTCCGACGCGGGCGCCGCCAGTCTCGCCAGGACGTTCGACGAGCGACGCACCTTCCTCACGGCCGCCCTCCACGACTGGTCGGACACCGATCGCCGGCGCCTGCGCGAGGACCTGGAGAGGCTCACGGCTGCCCTCAGCGCCACCGCCTGA
- a CDS encoding MmcQ/YjbR family DNA-binding protein yields MTDVHAFCAGLPGAVLTFPFNEETAVYKVGGRIFAQTGVASPDSINLKAEPPDVTGLVATYDAVERGFHMNKKHWVTVRLDGTLPPGLLEELIEDSYDLVVDKLSARDRP; encoded by the coding sequence ATGACGGACGTCCACGCCTTCTGCGCCGGGCTGCCCGGGGCGGTGCTGACCTTCCCGTTCAACGAGGAGACGGCCGTCTACAAGGTCGGCGGCAGGATCTTCGCGCAGACCGGCGTGGCGAGCCCCGACAGCATCAACCTCAAGGCCGAGCCTCCCGACGTCACGGGGCTCGTCGCGACGTACGACGCGGTCGAGCGTGGATTCCACATGAACAAGAAGCACTGGGTCACCGTCCGGCTGGACGGCACCCTGCCACCGGGGCTGCTCGAGGAGCTCATCGAGGACTCGTACGACCTGGTGGTCGACAAGCTGTCGGCGCGCGACCGGCCGTAG
- a CDS encoding MBL fold metallo-hydrolase produces MELTPQLHRIGNDTVAAYLVVTDDGITLIDAGLPGHWRDLDRELAAMGRSVADIRGIVLTHGDSDHVGFAERLRRDHGVPVFVHHADAARARGETSTKPGMGGMRIGPVLRFLGYSISKGGYRTHHLTEVHEICDGDVLDLPGAPRIIGLPGHSPGSIAVYVPAVSAVFVGDGLTTRHVLTGRRGPQPAPFTDDPEAATESLSRLEGLDVDWVLPGHGTPWHAGVPELLAAYEAARAA; encoded by the coding sequence ATGGAACTCACACCTCAGCTTCACCGCATCGGCAACGACACCGTCGCTGCCTACCTCGTCGTCACGGATGACGGCATCACCCTCATCGACGCCGGGCTGCCCGGCCACTGGCGCGACCTGGACCGCGAGCTCGCGGCCATGGGCCGCAGCGTCGCGGACATCCGCGGCATCGTCCTGACGCACGGCGACAGCGACCACGTCGGCTTCGCCGAGCGCCTGCGCCGCGACCACGGCGTGCCCGTGTTCGTGCACCATGCGGACGCCGCCCGCGCCCGCGGCGAGACGTCGACCAAGCCCGGCATGGGCGGCATGCGGATCGGCCCCGTGCTGCGCTTCCTGGGCTACTCGATCAGCAAGGGCGGCTACCGCACCCACCACCTCACGGAGGTGCACGAGATCTGCGACGGGGACGTGCTCGACCTCCCCGGAGCGCCCCGGATCATCGGCCTCCCGGGCCACTCCCCCGGCAGCATCGCGGTCTACGTGCCTGCCGTCTCCGCGGTGTTCGTCGGTGACGGGCTCACCACGCGCCACGTCCTGACCGGCCGCCGCGGCCCCCAGCCCGCGCCGTTCACCGACGACCCGGAGGCGGCCACCGAGTCGCTCTCGCGCCTCGAGGGGCTCGACGTCGACTGGGTCCTGCCGGGACACGGGACGCCGTGGCACGCGGGGGTGCCCGAGCTGTTGGCGGCCTACGAGGCGGCCCGCGCGGCCTGA